From [Flavobacterium] thermophilum:
GTTAAAGCGTCACGTCCAATCGTTGGAAATCGCAACGACATGGTGGCAAAGAAAAAAACAGTTGGTGACGATCTCGGCTTCCGTCATGCCGGTCGGCACCCGCTCCCGTGTCGTGGATGTGGATGAAGAAGATGCCGCTTCGATCTATCGCTGGCTGCAAGGGGAAAAGGGGGACCAAACATGATGAAGGCCTTTCTTCACGGGCTTATCCTTGCGTTTGGACTCATTTTGCCATTGGGGATGCAAAACGTGTTCATTTTGACCCAAGGAGCAGTCCAGCGGCGTTGGCGGCATGCCTTGCCGGCGGTGCTGACGGCGTCGTTGTGTGATACGTTGTTGATTTTCCTCGCCATTTTGGGCGTCTCGCTCGTTTGGCTTGGTTCCGCTTGGCTGAAAACAGCCGTGATGGGGGCTGGCATTCTTTTTTGGCTGTATATGGGCTGGAGTACATGGAAGAGCGAGCCTGCAACAGGCGAAAGCGAAGCGGCGGAACGGTTTCCGCCCCGCAAACAAATCGCTTTTGCCGCCTTGAAAGCGACCTGAGTTGTTCCCAACGAACAAATGATCTGCTAAAATAGGAAACAACGAAAGAAAAGAAGGGAAGAAAGATGCAAACGGAGCGCGAATCGCATGGGCGGATCATTTTTCCGACAGGCAAACGAAAGAGGGGGAAGAACGTTGACGATCTTACTAATTGCCGCGGCTGTCGTGATGCTTGCAGGCCTCATCGGCACGCTCGCGCTGTCGGGGCGGGGGGACGAACAGTACACATCAGCAACCGAAGGCAATCTCACCCGCCTAGTGTTGATTTATGCCGGGTTGGCCCTTGTGCTAGCGGCGGGAATCGGGGTATATCTAGTGTTATAACAAGCGAAAGACGATGCCCGCCGTCGGGTGGAGAAGAACGTTTCATCTTGTCTCTGCCTTGCTGTTTGCCGGTTTGTTTCTCCTTCATCTATTTTGGCCGATCTAATCACGTGTAAGGGAGAGAGAAAACGTGGGTGACTTGCTTTCTTTGCTGACGGAATACCGCCATCGCCAAGTTGTCGTCAACTTCTATGAAGAAGACGAGCTGGTGGCGCGTGACGGGTTTTTCTTTGATGGCATCGAACGATCAGACGGTCTGCTATCTTTCATCAAAGATGGGCGCATTCGCTGGTCCATTCGGTTGGA
This genomic window contains:
- the argO gene encoding Arginine exporter protein ArgO; translated protein: MKAFLHGLILAFGLILPLGMQNVFILTQGAVQRRWRHALPAVLTASLCDTLLIFLAILGVSLVWLGSAWLKTAVMGAGILFWLYMGWSTWKSEPATGESEAAERFPPRKQIAFAALKAT